A window of Saccharomyces eubayanus strain FM1318 chromosome XII, whole genome shotgun sequence contains these coding sequences:
- the PNP1 gene encoding purine-nucleoside phosphorylase translates to MTDVLDTNQQREAITKAATYLSGILEPHFQSTPNFKPPRTLIICGSGLGGISTKLSIDNPPPVTIPYEDIPGFKKSTVPGHSGTLMFGSMNGSPVVLMNGRLHGYEGNTLLETTFPIRVVNHMGHVHNLIVTNAAGGINAKYQACDLMCINDHLNIPGLAGQHPLRGPNLDEVGPRFLALSDAYDLGLRKLLFKKWKELKIQRPLHEGTYTFVSGPTFETRAESRMIRMLGGDAVXMSTVPEVIVARHCGWKVLALSLITNTCVVDSPASALDESPVPLEKGKATHAEVLENGKIASNDVQNLIAAVMEDL, encoded by the coding sequence atgacGGATGTTTTGGACACAAATCAACAGCGTGAAGCGATTACAAAGGCCGCTACTTATCTTTCGGGTATTTTGGAACCACATTTCCAAAGTACTCCAAACTTTAAACCTCCAAGAACTTTGATCATATGTGGTTCTGGGTTAGGTGGGATATCCACCAAATTATCCATAGATAATCCTCCCCCAGTGACAATTCCATACGAGGATATACCAGgattcaagaaaagtaCGGTTCCAGGTCATTCTGGTACACTAATGTTTGGATCTATGAATGGCTCGCCAGTAGTGCTAATGAATGGACGTCTTCACGGATATGAAGGCAATACACTGCTCGAGACTACGTTTCCAATAAGAGTGGTTAACCACATGGGCCACGTCCATAACTTAATTGTCACCAATGCTGCTGGTGGTATAAATGCGAAATACCAAGCTTGTGATTTAATGTGCATTAACGACCATTTGAATATTCCTGGCTTGGCTGGGCAACACCCATTGAGAGGTCCTAACTTGGACGAAGTCGGACCTCGTTTCTTGGCTTTAAGCGATGCATATGATCTAGGATTGAGGAAACttttattcaagaaatggaaagaattAAAGATCCAAAGACCGCTACACGAAGGTACTTATACCTTCGTCTCTGGTCCTACATTTGAAACAAGGGCTGAGTCTAGAATGATCAGAATGCTTGGAGGTGATGCTGTCRGAATGAGCACTGTTCCCGAGGTCATAGTGGCAAGACATTGCGGCTGGAAGGTTTTGGCCTTAAGTTTGATTACTAACACTTGTGTCGTGGATAGTCCTGCCAGTGCATTGGATGAATCTCCTGTGCCTTTAGAGAAAGGTAAAGCGACACATGCTGAAGTGCTGGAGAATGGTAAAATCGCCTCTAATGACGTGCAGAATTTGATTGCTGCCGTGATGGAGGATCTATAA
- the FRE1 gene encoding ferric/cupric-chelate reductase — protein MIWTRVLFCLLISFVATVQSSAIIVSSSCISQASLYQYGCINNKTSIGCYCKNINWLGSVTACAYENSKSNKTFDSALKKIAAQCSSHRSYTLDDMKKIYLNASMYLRAPAKTDMKVLVNQPLTANETAFHYYYQNNYGNHLALIRSQWCAWGLVFFWAVVLTIATILNVMKKVFGKSIMPNSVKKSLIYP, from the coding sequence ATGATCTGGACCCGTGTGTTATTCTGTCTACTTATATCTTTTGTTGCTACAGTTCAATCGAGTGCTATAATTGTAAGCTCTTCATGCATTTCTCAAGCCTCGTTATATCAGTATGGATgtattaataataaaacatcTATAGGTTGTTACTGTAAAAACATCAACTGGCTCGGCTCCGTCACTGCATGCGCCTATGAAAACTCCAAGTCCAACAAGACGTTTGACAGTgccttgaagaaaatcgCTGCTCAATGTTCAAGTCACAGATCTTACACTTTGGACGacatgaagaaaatttatttAAACGCCTCCATGTATTTGAGAGCCCCCGCAAAAACAGATATGAAGGTTCTCGTTAATCAGCCGCTAACGGCGAATGAGACAGCCTTCCATTATTACTACCAAAACAATTATGGCAATCACCTTGCCCTAATACGGTCTCAATGGTGCGCCTGGGGTCTCGTCTTCTTTTGGGCAGTCGTGCTTACTATCGCTACTATTCTCAATGTTATGAAAAAGGTATTTGGCAAAAGCATTATGCCAAACTCTGTCAAAAAATCACTAATTTATCCCT
- the ATG38 gene encoding Atg38p encodes MTAKIQELELLIDKRSPEENSIGMLNNNMLIGSVILNNKTSINGVGNTRNWDNSIYQNSLNPLNDPILISILNRLQFNLNNDMESKVKGVKNPNNLEMKTNLRLEQFKKELVLYEQNKFKEYGMKIDQIAKENKKLSNEIGRLRERWDSLVESAKQRRDKQRN; translated from the coding sequence ATGACagcaaaaattcaagaattaGAACTTTTGATCGATAAACGGTCACCAGAAGAAAACAGTATCGGAATGCTCAACAATAATATGCTTATTGGGTCTGTTATCTTGAATAACAAAACTTCGATAAATGGGGTGGGCAATACTAGAAACTGGGATAATTCAATATAtcaaaattcattgaaCCCCCTAAACGATCctattttgatttcaattttaaaTCGCTTGCAATttaatttgaataatgaTATGGAGTCGAAGGTGAAAGGAGTAAAAAACCCCAATAACTTGGAAATGAAGACTAACTTGAGACTGGAACAattcaaaaaggaattagTACTATATGAGCAGAACAAATTCAAGGAATATGGCATGAAAATTGACCAAATTgcaaaagagaacaaaaaGCTGTCTAATGAAATCGGGAGATTGAGAGAACGTTGGGATAGTTTAGTAGAAAGCGCCAAACAAAGAAGGGATAAACAACGAAACTAA
- the SEC13 gene encoding GTPase-activating protein SEC13 — translation MVVIANAHNELIHDAVLDYYGKRLATCSSDKTIKIFEVEGETHKLVDTLTGHEGPVWRVDWAHPKFGTILASCSYDGKVLIWKEENGRWSQIAVHAVHSASVNSVQWAPHEYGPLLLVASSDGKVSVVEFKENGTTSPIIIDAHAIGVNSASWAPATVEEDGEHGGAKESRKFVTGGADNLVKVWKYNSDAQTYVLESTLEGHSDWVRDVAWSPTVLLRSYLASVSQDRTCIIWTQDNEQGPWKKTLLKDEKFPDVLWRASWSLSGNILALSGGDNKVTLWKENLEGKWEPAGEVHQ, via the coding sequence ATGGTCGTCATAGCTAATGCGCACAACGAACTAATCCATGATGCTGTTCTAGACTACTATGGGAAGCGCCTCGCTACATGCTCTTCTGACAAGACAATTAAGATTTTTGAGGTCGAAGGGGAAACACACAAGTTGGTAGACACATTGACTGGGCACGAAGGCCCTGTTTGGCGTGTTGATTGGGCGCATCCCAAATTCGGTACCATTTTAGCTTCATGCTCTTATGATGGTAAGGTattgatttggaaagaagaaaacggTAGATGGTCCCAAATTGCCGTTCACGCCGTGCATTCCGCTTCCGTCAATTCCGTTCAGTGGGCTCCTCATGAGTATGGCCCCCTGTTACTAGTCGCTTCTTCCGATGGTAAAGTCTCTGTAGTGGAATTCAAGGAAAACGGTACCACTTCTCCAATAATCATCGATGCTCACGCGATCGGTGTCAACTCCGCTTCTTGGGCCCCAGCTACAGTCGAAGAAGATGGCGAACATGGTGGTGCCAAGGAATCCCGCAAGTTTGTGACTGGGGGCGCCGACAATTTGGTAAAGGTTTGGAAGTACAACTCAGACGCACAAACTTACGTCCTAGAAAGTACTTTGGAAGGTCACAGTGATTGGGTGAGAGACGTGGCTTGGTCGCCAACCGTCCTCCTACGTTCATACTTGGCTAGTGTCTCACAAGACCGCACCTGTATCATCTGGACTCAAGATAATGAGCAAGGCCCatggaaaaaaactttattaaaagacgaaaaattcCCAGATGTTTTGTGGAGGGCCAGTTGGTCTTTGTCCGGTAACATACTAGCCCTTTCTGGGGGTGATAATAAAGTTACCTTATGGAAGGAAAATTTGGAAGGTAAATGGGAACCTGCTGGTGAAGTCCATCAAtaa
- the HRD3 gene encoding ubiquitin ligase complex subunit HRD3, producing MITLLSYLCAICHAVLLIRADSIADPWPEAQKLLSSIPKSKDPMKEAAMESNIDEFVGFYVPMDYSPRNEEKNYQYVWQNEITDLQHQIYGLLVQSSEQFNNSEATYTLSQIHLWNQYDFPHNMTLAHKYLEKFNGLTHFTNHSAIFDLAVMYSTGGIASSNNLSTIPQDSAKALLYYQRAAELGNLKAKQVLAYKYYSGFNVPRNFNKALILYRDIAEYLRGMYSRDEWDIVFPSWESYNVRISDFENGLLGRGLNSVPFSTVRKRATSDIGSPFIAQVNGAQMTFQFETMGRFTLSGHEGHIDDDEDDEDANERRIIRIYNAAWNDYRGTYSQSRNCERAKNLLELTYKEFEPHVDNLGHLQVLYYVSCLQLLGHMYFTGEGSSKPNIPMAEEILTKTLKISESISASMGRANIDLGLINQYITGNVSKAVSYYTRAIETNTNNGIVEFQLSKIATLFPEKKIGDPFNLMETAYSKGFIPAIYEFAVMTESGTNRKYSVENTAYLFKTFVDENEPIMAPELRTAFAELINDRSEVALWAYSQLAEQGYETAQISAAYLMYQLPYELEDPPRTTEPRKTLAISYYTRAFRQGNIDAGVVAGDIYFQMQNYSKAIALYQGAALKYSIQAIWNLGYMHEHGLGVNRDFHLAKRYYDQVLEHDHKFYLASKLCVLKLHLKSWLTWLTREKVNYWAPTIPPNTSEDTQPPKTSWYKQLTNILQRIRHKEDDTRATEESHKHRTVVQNGATHRDQNVQETSEILGFQVEDLITMGCILGIFLLSILMSTLAARRGWNVRFNGAQLNANGNPQQQQQQQQQAQGPPGWDFNVQIFAI from the coding sequence ATGATCACGCTCTTATCCTACTTGTGCGCGATATGCCACGCAGTGCTGTTAATAAGGGCTGATTCGATAGCGGATCCTTGGCCTGAAGCGCAAAAGTTACTATCAAGCATACCGAAGTCCAAAGACCCCATGAAAGAAGCTGCCATGGAATCCAACATCGATGAATTTGTTGGGTTTTACGTACCGATGGATTATTCTCCACGTAAtgaggaaaaaaactatcAATACGTTTGGCAAAATGAAATTACAGATCTTCAACATCAAATCTACGGTTTGCTAGTGCAGTCTAGTGAACAATTCAACAACTCAGAAGCAACATACACTCTTAGCCAAATTCATCTTTGGAACCAATATGATTTCCCCCACAATATGACATTGGCACACAAATacttggaaaaattcaatggCCTGACTCACTTCACCAATCATTCAGCCATTTTCGACTTAGCTGTAATGTATTCCACTGGTGGTATTGCTAGCAGTAATAATCTAAGCACGATTCCTCAGGACTCTGCTAAGGCCTTGTTGTATTACCAAAGAGCTGCCGAGTTAGGAAATTTGAAAGCTAAACAGGTGTTGGcatataaatattattCGGGATTCAACGTTCCCagaaatttcaataaagcTCTGATATTATATAGAGACATTGCGGAATATTTAAGGGGAATGTATTCGAGGGATGAATGGGATATTGTATTTCCCTCTTGGGAAAGCTATAACGTGAGAATATCTGATTTCGAAAACGGATTATTGGGAAGAGGTTTAAATTCTGTTCCGTTCTCTACAGTGAGGAAAAGAGCTACGTCGGATATTGGCTCACCCTTTATCGCCCAAGTTAATGGTGCACAAATGACTTTCCAATTCGAAACAATGGGCAGGTTCACTCTCAGCGGCCACGAGGGTCATATtgatgacgacgaagacgacgaagacgccaatgaaagaagaataataaGGATATATAACGCAGCTTGGAATGATTATAGAGGGACCTATTCGCAAAGTAGGAACTGTGAGCGCGCTAAAAATTTGCTGGAATTAACCTACAAGGAGTTCGAACCCCATGTGGACAATCTYGGTCATTTGCAAGTTTTATATTACGTGAGTTGCTTGCAATTATTGGGACACATGTATTTCACCGGTGAAGGTTCCTCGAAGCCTAATATCCCTATGGCTGAAGAGATTCTGACCAAGACGCTAAAAATAAGCGAAAGTATTAGCGCGTCTATGGGTAGAGCAAATATAGATTTAGGCTTAATCAACCAATACATTACCGGGAATGTTTCCAAGGCGGTTTCTTATTACACGCGTGCTATTGAAACTAACACTAACAATGGGATTGTGGAATTTCAGTTATCCAAAATAGCCACTTTATTccctgaaaaaaaaattggtgaTCCGTTCAATTTAATGGAGACTGCGTACTCGAAGGGGTTCATTCCAGCTATATATGAGTTTGCAGTGATGACCGAATCTGGAACAAACCGCAAATATAGTGTAGAGAATACCGCTTACCTGTTCAAAACATTCGTTGACGAAAACGAACCTATTATGGCACCGGAGTTAAGGACAGCGTTCGCTGAATTGATCAACGACCGTTCAGAAGTGGCTTTGTGGGCGTACTCCCAATTGGCAGAACAAGGTTATGAAACCGCTCAAATATCTGCAGCCTACCTAATGTACCAACTGCCATACGAATTAGAGGACCCGCCAAGGACTACAGAACCAAGAAAGACCTTGGCAATATCCTACTATACGAGAGCTTTCAGGCAGGGAAACATAGACGCTGGTGTTGTTGCAGGGGACATTTATTTCCAAATGCAAAATTATAGTAAAGCCATAGCACTATATCAGGGCGCCGCTTTAAAGTATTCCATACAAGCCATTTGGAACCTGGGCTATATGCACGAGCACGGGCTAGGTGTGAATAGGGATTTCCATCTGGCTAAGCGCTATTACGATCAGGTGTTGGAACACGACCATAAATTCTATTTGGCTTCCAAATTATGTGTGCTCAAATTACATTTAAAGTCGTGGTTGACCTGGCTTACGAGAGAAAAAGTGAACTACTGGGCACCCACTATCCCTCCCAACACAAGCGAAGATACCCAGCCTCCAAAGACTTCGTGGTACAAGCAGTTGACGAACATTTTACAAAGGATAAGACACAAAGAGGATGACACAAGAGCTACAGAAGAATCTCACAAGCATAGAACCGTCGTACAAAATGGCGCCACCCACAGGGACCAGAATGTACAGGAAACTTCTGAGATCCTGGGATTCCAAGTGGAAGACCTCATCACCATGGGGTGCATCTTGGGGATATTCCTCCTAAGCATTCTAATGAGCACATTGGCGGCTCGGAGGGGTTGGAACGTCCGTTTCAACGGCGCCCAGCTAAACGCAAATGGGAACccacagcagcagcagcaacagcagcaacaagCACAGGGGCCTCCTGGTTGGGACTTCAACGTACAGATATTTGCCATATGA
- a CDS encoding CFEM domain-containing protein, producing the protein MIAIRVIICLFVSFVATVQSSAKYVSSSCISQASLYQFGCTSNKKTVSCYCKNINWLGSVTACVYENSKYNKTLDSALMKIAAQCSSNKSYTLDDMKKIYLNASMYLRAPAKTDMKVLVNQPLKANETAYHYYYKTSYLSYLGRIRSQWFGWGLVFFWTAVLTIATILNVMKKVFGKSIMPNSVKKSLIYP; encoded by the coding sequence ATGATTGCAATCCGCGTGataatttgtttattcGTTTCGTTTGTCGCTACGGTTCAATCCAGTGCTAAGTATGTAAGCTCTTCGTGCATTTCTCAAGCCTCGTTATACCAGTTTGGATGTACtagtaataaaaaaactgtaaGTTGTTACtgtaaaaatatcaacTGGCTCGGCTCCGTCACTGCATGTGTCTATGAAAACTCCAAATACAATAAGACACTCGACAGTGCCTTGATGAAAATCGCTGCTCAATGTTCGAGTAACAAATCCTACACTTTGGACGacatgaagaaaatttatttAAACGCCTCCATGTATTTGAGAGCCCCTGCGAAAACAGATATGAAGGTTCTCGTTAATCAACCTCTAAAGGCAAACGAGACAGCCTATCATTATTACTATAAAACAAGTTATCTTAGTTATCTCGGTCGAATTCGTTCTCAATGGTTCGGTTGGGGTCTCGTCTTCTTTTGGACAGCCGTGCTTACTATCGCTACTATTCTCAATGTTATGAAAAAGGTATTTGGCAAAAGCATTATGCCAAACTCTGTCAAAAAATCACTAATTTATCCCT
- the CLB4 gene encoding B-type cyclin CLB4: MFDGRTVQPPRSTLTDGSDILNENTDQEAENLLYHEFQKSTKGPERRQGRVALGDVTSQKANRIHNAIKNKFHQARNGFDKENIQSTLLKQEYTGDNEDEDFILDSCEDSSTDEGNKYDIDDLLTQRVKNXQLQTSQMYEDSDGEMIETTEEDEDSVLEPLSPINNDEIQNELDKAFEKYFQSVPDPLDDDTHDVVMVVEYASEIFYYLKELEVKYRPNPYYMQNQVELTWPFRRTMIDWLVQLHFRFQLLPETLYLTINIVDRFLSKKTVTLNRFQLVGVSALFIAAKFEEINCPTLDDLVYMLENTYNRDDIIKAEQYMIDTLEFEIGWPGPMPFLRRISKADDYDFEPRTLAKYLLETTIVEPRLVAAAPSWLAAGAYFLSKIILGSNDWSLKHVFYSGYTSDQIISLASLILENCKSASRRHHSIWKKYSDQRHYRCSQIVEEWIVSTES; this comes from the coding sequence ATGTTTGACGGGCGCACAGTACAACCTCCACGGTCTACTTTGACAGATGGCAGTGAcattttgaatgaaaatacTGATCAAGAGGCCGAAAACCTACTTTACCATGAGTTCCAAAAGAGCACAAAGGGGCCAGAGAGACGACAGGGGAGAGTGGCTTTAGGTGATGTGACCTCtcaaaaagcaaatagAATACATAACGCCATTAAAAATAAGTTTCACCAGGCGAGGAATGGTTTTGACAAAGAGAATATACAATCAACTTTACTGAAACAGGAATACACAGGtgataatgaagatgaagactTTATACTCGATAGTTGTGAAGATTCTTCTACTGATGAAGGCAACAAATACgatattgatgatttgCTAACTCAGAGAGTAAAAAATYAGCAACTTCAAACCAGTCAAATGTACGAGGATTCCGATGGGGAAATGATAGAAACTACagaggaagatgaggaCAGCGTACTTGAACCACTATCTCCCATAAACAACGATGAAATCCAGAATGAATTGGACAAggcatttgaaaaatacttcCAATCAGTACCTGATCCGCTGGATGACGACACTCATGATGTGGTGATGGTTGTAGAATATGCATCGGAAATCTTCTATTATTTAAAAGAGCTCGAAGTGAAATATAGACCCAACCCGTATTACATGCAGAATCAAGTAGAACTAACATGGCCGTTCAGAAGAACTATGATAGATTGGCTTGTTCAGCTGCATTTTAGGTTTCAGCTTCTACCAGAAACACTATATTTAACGATTAACATAGTGGATAGgtttttatcaaagaaaactgtCACTTTGAATAGATTCCAACTAGTTGGTGTGTCTGCATTGTTTATTGCTGccaaatttgaagagaTTAACTGCCCCACTTTAGATGATCTAGTCTACATGCTAGAAAACACATATAACAGAGATGACATTATAAAAGCTGAACAGTACATGATAGACACAttagaatttgaaattggttGGCCGGGCCCCATGCCATTTTTAAGAAGGATAAGTAAAGCTGATGATTATGATTTTGAACCAAGAACTTTAGCAAAGTATTTATTGGAAACTACAATAGTAGAACCAAGATTAGTAGCGGCTGCTCCGAGTTGGTTAGCTGCTGGTGCTTATTTTTTGAGTAAAATAATACTTGGTTCGAACGATTGGTCTTTAAAACACGTCTTTTATTCCGGCTATACATCCGACCAAATAATCTCTTTAGCTTCACTGATATTGGAAAATTGCAAAAGTGCATCTCGACGTCATCATTCAATctggaaaaaatattccGATCAGCGACATTACCGCTGTTCTCAAATTGTAGAAGAATGGATTGTTTCTACAGAGtcttaa
- the CRR1 gene encoding putative glycosylase: MKNIILQLVPVIGSIGFTLGELYKPKNSIPCSTNKHCPAEWPCCSPYNECGAGPMCVGGCDVRSSFNEESCTPIPALVPNLEVKFVSTPKVPKFIANYQPRPPIKEDNVPKKANTKVGIIEGELNSKRIIHYAKFLITPDVKEAEKMLDDFDFTHSGYTSIEPSTGNILLAMPKKTTGSLVTTTRSFLYGKASLRMKTARSRGVVTAFVLISAIGDEIDFECLGGDLTMVQSNYYSQGQLDYTKMQRFPVGGDTWATYHTYEIDWDPDRIVWYVDGKPARTVVKKDTWDPVKKVYRYPQTPMRLEAAVWPGGSEHNGPGTINWAGGLIDWENSPDIIERGQFTAQVDQITVKPYRNKFTEQVQHCLKAKKNATAILDKDLSKVVVSYKKQNKTAQYDDSSLEWDCFITPRVNDWLSSGKMRDSNNSRSNNGLVKHLHTYTDL; this comes from the coding sequence atgaagaacaTAATACTGCAACTGGTGCCCGTTATCGGCAGTATCGGGTTTACCCTCGGAGAATTGtacaaaccaaaaaactCTATACCCTGCTCTACAAACAAGCATTGTCCCGCTGAGTGGCCATGCTGTTCACCGTATAATGAATGTGGAGCAGGTCCAATGTGTGTTGGCGGCTGTGATGTGAGGTCTTCTTTTAATGAGGAGAGCTGCACACCTATACCTGCTTTGGTGCCCAATTTGGAGGTCAAGTTTGTCAGCACACCAAAGGTTCCCAAATTCATTGCGAACTATCAACCAAGGCCACCGATCAAGGAGGACAATGTACCAAAAAAGGCGAATACCAAAGTAGGTATCATAGAGGGGGAACTCAATTCTAAGAGAATCATACATTATGCCAAATTCTTAATCACTCCCGATGTAAaagaagctgaaaaaatgctggatgattttgattttacaCATAGTGGTTATACCTCAATTGAGCCAAGTACGGGGAACATTTTATTGGCCATGCCCAAGAAAACTACCGGAAGTTTAGtcacaacaacaagatcGTTCTTGTACGGAAAAGCAAGCTTACGAATGAAAACAGCACGTTCAAGGGGGGTCGTCACTGCGTTTGTCCTCATATCTGCCATCGGGgatgaaattgattttgaatgCCTGGGCGGTGATCTAACCATGGTGCAATCAAACTATTACTCCCAGGGACAATTAGACTATACTAAAATGCAAAGGTTCCCTGTTGGAGGCGACACTTGGGCGACTTACCACACGTATGAGATTGATTGGGATCCGGATAGAATTGTATGGTATGTGGACGGCAAACCCGCGCGCACCGTTGTAAAGAAGGACACATGGGACCCAGTTAAGAAGGTATACAGGTACCCACAAACTCCGATGAGACTGGAAGCAGCCGTTTGGCCAGGCGGCTCTGAACACAATGGGCCTGGAACGATAAATTGGGCTGGAGGCCTTATAGACTGGGAGAATTCGCCTGATATCATAGAAAGAGGCCAGTTTACGGCGCAGGTCGATCAAATCACCGTAAAACCATACCGGAATAAATTTACAGAACAAGTGCAGCATTGCTTGAAAGCGAAGAAAAATGCAACCGCCATCCTCGACAAAGATCTATCGAAAGTGGTCGTATCGTACAAgaagcaaaacaaaaccgCACAATACGACGATTCGTCCCTCGAATGGGATTGTTTTATCACTCCGAGGGTAAATGACTGGCTGAGTTCTGGAAAAATGCGCGACAGTAATAATAGTCGCAGTAATAATGGCTTAGTAAAGCATTTGCATACGTACACTGACCTCTGA
- the TUB4 gene encoding gamma-tubulin: MRGFKLDAILTHGVRTLASMGGEIITLQAGQCGNHVGKLLWSQLAKEHAIGTDGLSQLPDSSADRDDDTKPFFRENSRNRFTPRAIMLDSEPSVIADVENTFRGFFDPRNTWVASDGSSAGNSWANGYDIGTRNQDEILNKIDKEIDSTDNFEGFQLLHSVAGGTGSGLGSNLLEALCDRYPKKILTTYSVFPARSSEVVVQSYNTILALRRLIEDSDATVVFDNASLLNISGKVFRNPNIDLQHTNQLISAIISSVTNSIRFPSYMYSSIQSIYSTLIPSPELHFLSPSFTPFTSDYIHDDIAHKGHSSYDVMLDLLDPSNSLVSTGMNNPTYFNVYNTIIGNVEPSQISRAMTKIQQRLKFPSWSSSAMHVNIGRRSPYLPSQPNENEVAGMMLSNMSTVVNVFENACNTFDKVFAKGAFLNNYNVGDLFQSMQNVQDEFIESREVVQSLMEDYMAAEQDSYLNDVLLDDENMVGELEEDLDADGDHNLA; this comes from the coding sequence ATGAGAGGTTTTAAATTAGATGCCATACTTACACACGGAGTCAGGACATTAGCATCAATGGGTGGCGAAATTATCACTTTACAAGCCGGTCAATGTGGGAACCATGTTGGTAAGCTACTCTGGTCCCAATTGGCGAAAGAGCACGCGATAGGCACCGACGGGCTCTCGCAGCTTCCTGATTCAAGTGCAGATAGAGATGATGATACAAAACCCTTTTTCCGCGAAAATAGCAGGAACAGGTTCACACCAAGGGCTATCATGCTGGATTCTGAGCCTAGCGTCATTGCCGACGTGGAAAACACGTTTCGTGGATTTTTCGATCCTAGAAACACCTGGGTGGCTTCTGATGGCTCCAGCGCCGGTAATTCGTGGGCCAATGGCTACGACATAGGGACCCGCAACCAGGATGAAATCTTGAACAAGATTGATAAGGAGATTGACTCAACTGATAATTTCGAGGGTTTCCAGTTGTTACACTCTGTGGCAGGTGGGACCGGCTCCGGGCTAGGGTCCAATCTCCTGGAAGCATTGTGCGATCGATATCCAAAGAAGATACTTACGACTTATTCTGTGTTTCCCGCGAGATCTTCCGAGGTTGTTGTTCAATCCTATAATACCATTTTGGCCTTGAGGAGATTGATAGAAGATAGTGATGCAACCGTGGTGTTTGATAATGCTTCATTGTTGAATATTTCTGGGAAAGTGTTTAGAAATCCGAATATTGATTTACAACACACAAACCAGTTGATCTCGGCTATAATATCTTCAGTAACAAACAGTATACGATTCCCCAGTTACATGTATTCGTCCATACAGAGTATCTATTCTACCTTAATCCCCTCTCCTGAGCTCCATTTCCTAAGTCCTAGTTTCACACCATTTACATCAGATTACATACACGATGATATAGCACATAAGGGCCACTCGAGTTATGATGTTATGTTGGATTTGTTAGACCCTTCTAATTCTCTTGTTTCCACCGGCATGAATAACCCAACGTATTTYAACGTTTATAACACAATCATCGGTAATGTGGAGCCTAGCCAAATATCGCGTGCGATGACCAAAATACAACAACGTCTGAAGTTCCCCTCGTGGTCTTCTTCTGCCATGCACGTTAACATTGGGAGAAGGTCGCCTTATTTGCCCTCACAGCCTAATGAAAACGAAGTTGCTGGTATGATGCTAAGCAATATGTCCACCGTAGTGAACGTCTTTGAAAATGCGTGCAATACTTTCGATAAAGTGTTTGCTAAGGGCGCCTTTCTGAATAATTATAATGTAGGTGACTTGTTCCAATCCATGCAGAATGTTCAAGACGAGTTCATAGAGTCGAGAGAGGTAGTACAAAGTCTAATGGAAGACTACATGGCTGCAGAACAAGACTCGTACTTGAACGACGTACTCCtggatgatgaaaacaTGGTTGGTgaattagaagaagatctAGATGCCGACGGCGATCATAATCTAGCATAA